A stretch of DNA from Rhizobium sp. N324:
ATCTATTCCATCGTCCGCGATGCGAAGGATGCCGTCGGCGAGCCGCAGGTGGCGCAGATCTTCCGGCCCGGCATCGTCGAGGGCGCCGCCGCCGGCGGGCCGGCGCCGGCCGAAAGCCGCGACCTCATCGGGCTCAGGGCGCATTTCACCTACAGCCCCAATCACGTCTACGAACACACGTACCTTTCCTCTGAGCGCTACGCCTGGCAGTGCCTGGTCGGTGTCCAGCGCGGCCACGGCGACGTCGATCTGACGACCACCTACAAATTCGACGAGAACCAGTACGTCTTCACCTTCCGGGAGTTCAAAATCCCGGTCGCTTCCACCTTTTTCTATAATTTCGACGACATGCGCTCGACCGGCAAATTTCTCGGTATCGCCGGTGACGGACGCATACAGAACAGCCCGGCCGGCGCCTTCATCCGCAAGGCCTCGATGACC
This window harbors:
- a CDS encoding MoaF C-terminal domain-containing protein, with amino-acid sequence MNDKPKDWKTYDEFAYGIDTNRLPATEALAGSVHRVNFDDGRRLELSFGKGEVRWSDGKESATDRAEVIEVASNAYFVEIVFAGRPQEAETLIVNVQTRRALSIYSIVRDAKDAVGEPQVAQIFRPGIVEGAAAGGPAPAESRDLIGLRAHFTYSPNHVYEHTYLSSERYAWQCLVGVQRGHGDVDLTTTYKFDENQYVFTFREFKIPVASTFFYNFDDMRSTGKFLGIAGDGRIQNSPAGAFIRKASMTYYLPGQEPV